In a single window of the Rhizobiaceae bacterium genome:
- a CDS encoding ATP-binding protein, which yields MFNKRKAIQIRAVDQVRKAASMACTIGYPVRVVGDAGIGKTTALRMVAAEIEAAHCEVTQHTKLLTGMYRMVLNAYGIHTESHFIDVLARQLRNRLDTTTRTVPPLFVGEYQTFSATVLRELLHFQEQSGFPLLLVGNSERLAQSTAKDANALEQIYSRIGATFKIEKPTDADFRSIAVEYNVEGKEAYSAIANYGLRTSLRAACHLLETCVIATTQGVGSIRLSHIETTLMGMRSSRDALKLLSPVT from the coding sequence GTGTTCAACAAACGCAAAGCCATTCAAATTCGAGCGGTTGACCAAGTTCGTAAGGCTGCGTCGATGGCTTGTACCATTGGTTATCCGGTTCGCGTTGTTGGCGATGCGGGGATCGGAAAAACGACCGCGCTGCGGATGGTCGCCGCTGAAATAGAAGCAGCGCATTGCGAAGTGACACAACACACGAAGTTGCTCACAGGCATGTATCGCATGGTGCTCAATGCCTATGGCATTCATACGGAAAGCCATTTCATTGATGTGCTTGCCCGCCAGCTTCGCAATCGCCTCGATACAACGACCCGAACGGTACCGCCTCTTTTCGTAGGCGAGTACCAAACGTTTTCAGCCACCGTTCTGCGCGAACTTCTGCATTTTCAGGAGCAAAGCGGATTTCCGCTTTTGCTTGTTGGCAATAGCGAAAGGTTGGCGCAATCGACGGCGAAAGACGCAAACGCGCTTGAGCAGATATACAGCCGCATTGGCGCGACGTTCAAAATCGAGAAACCGACAGACGCCGATTTTCGCAGCATAGCCGTTGAATACAATGTCGAGGGCAAGGAAGCCTATTCGGCTATAGCGAATTACGGGCTGCGAACGTCATTGCGGGCAGCCTGTCATTTGCTGGAAACATGCGTGATCGCCACGACGCAAGGCGTCGGCAGCATCCGCCTTTCGCACATCGAAACGACCTTGATGGGAATGCGCAGTTCGCGTGACGCCCTCAAGCTTCTGTCGCCAGTCACCTGA
- a CDS encoding regulatory protein GemA, which yields MLGLDMHRPRKSSSIPAKKIALLHVAKRQLGLDEDTYRDILRRFGGVESSADLDPVEFEAVMIRMAGLGFRSTWTKRTFGDRHSSMASAAQVELMRSLWEKYDPADEDEKHLNAWLRRFHGVSAMRFVSAKKAKSVITALKAMVARQ from the coding sequence ATGCTGGGGCTTGATATGCACCGCCCGAGAAAATCATCCAGTATTCCAGCCAAGAAGATCGCCCTTTTGCATGTCGCCAAGCGGCAACTCGGGCTGGATGAAGACACCTACCGCGATATTCTACGCCGCTTCGGCGGCGTGGAAAGCAGTGCCGATCTTGATCCGGTCGAATTTGAGGCCGTCATGATACGCATGGCAGGGCTTGGCTTTCGTTCGACCTGGACAAAACGAACATTCGGCGATCGGCATTCCTCCATGGCGTCGGCTGCACAAGTCGAGCTGATGCGTTCGCTTTGGGAAAAGTACGATCCAGCCGATGAAGACGAAAAGCATTTGAACGCATGGCTGCGTCGCTTCCATGGCGTGTCCGCCATGCGGTTTGTGAGCGCCAAGAAAGCGAAATCGGTGATAACCGCGCTTAAGGCAATGGTCGCGCGCCAATAG
- a CDS encoding phage protease: MLTAAFLHAHALQSFSAGEAGQWAELLPIGAVNGVDGRKFKATNGMAIIARSFEWAANTAGQIPVDYNHAIDVAAPKGEPSPAAGWISRMEVRDGSIWGLIEWTPRASQHVAEREYRFLSPVIRHNLNREVLSIERASLTNNPNLTLKALNAAGSNTLMDTEQFLADLRKALGLEEDADFAAILKAVDGLAGREMNSVDPARYVPIETFEATLAELNRVNAGVSLNAAEQAVEKAMDEMKLLPFMRDWAIELCTANKPAFDGFIERMGKPMATMFGPSGVAERGREIDRKLHGGSAGEDEIYRNMRLTREDVDRYGNKEQN, encoded by the coding sequence ATGTTGACGGCGGCATTTCTTCACGCCCATGCGCTGCAATCGTTCTCGGCTGGAGAAGCTGGTCAATGGGCTGAACTGTTGCCAATCGGGGCCGTGAACGGCGTGGATGGCCGCAAGTTCAAGGCGACCAATGGCATGGCGATCATTGCCAGATCGTTCGAGTGGGCGGCGAACACAGCCGGACAAATTCCGGTTGACTACAACCATGCAATCGACGTTGCCGCGCCCAAGGGCGAACCGTCACCGGCGGCGGGCTGGATTTCGCGCATGGAGGTTCGGGATGGTTCCATCTGGGGCTTGATCGAATGGACGCCACGCGCCAGCCAGCATGTGGCCGAACGCGAATACCGGTTTCTCTCGCCGGTCATTCGCCACAACCTCAACCGCGAGGTTCTGTCAATCGAACGGGCGTCACTCACCAACAATCCCAACCTCACATTGAAGGCGCTGAATGCAGCCGGGAGCAACACACTTATGGACACAGAACAATTCCTTGCCGATCTGCGAAAGGCGCTTGGCCTTGAAGAAGATGCGGACTTTGCCGCCATCCTGAAAGCGGTCGATGGCTTGGCAGGCCGCGAGATGAACAGCGTCGATCCGGCGCGCTATGTGCCGATTGAGACGTTCGAGGCAACGCTTGCCGAACTGAACCGCGTGAACGCGGGCGTTTCGCTCAATGCGGCTGAGCAGGCGGTTGAAAAGGCAATGGACGAAATGAAGCTACTGCCCTTCATGCGTGATTGGGCGATTGAGCTTTGTACTGCCAACAAGCCCGCCTTCGACGGCTTCATTGAACGTATGGGCAAGCCGATGGCCACGATGTTCGGGCCAAGCGGCGTGGCCGAACGTGGCCGGGAGATCGACCGCAAGCTGCACGGCGGCTCCGCCGGCGAGGATGAAATCTACCGCAACATGCGCCTGACCCGCGAGGACGTGGACAGGTACGGCAACAAGGAACAGAACTGA
- a CDS encoding Mu-like prophage major head subunit gpT family protein, producing the protein MDATAPNLNGLFKAFSVAFNKGLKETTNHYTKVAMTVPSSGASNNYGWLKDLPGIREWIGDRIIHDLSLSHYVVENRLYEETVSVRRTQIEDDQYGVFSPIFEKMGSDTARHPDKMVFELLASGFSTKCFDGQYFFDADHEVGGESVSNVQTGDQPAWFLLDCSQSIKPMVWQERLPFSMARIDGENEQQVFFNDRYVYGVRGRSNAGYGLWQLAFGSKLALTPANYAAARAAMTGFRNDSGRPLGVTPTHLVVPPSLESAARRLLLSEFGVGGETNEWKGTAELIITPWVAL; encoded by the coding sequence ATGGACGCCACCGCACCGAATTTGAACGGCCTTTTCAAGGCGTTCAGCGTCGCCTTCAACAAGGGTTTGAAGGAAACAACCAATCACTACACCAAGGTTGCCATGACGGTGCCTTCGTCCGGTGCTTCGAACAATTATGGATGGCTGAAAGACCTTCCCGGCATTCGCGAGTGGATTGGCGACCGCATCATTCACGATCTTTCGCTTTCACATTATGTCGTGGAGAACCGGCTCTACGAGGAAACGGTTTCGGTTCGCCGCACGCAGATCGAGGATGATCAATACGGGGTATTCTCTCCGATCTTCGAGAAGATGGGGAGCGATACCGCCCGCCATCCCGACAAGATGGTGTTCGAGCTTCTGGCAAGCGGCTTTTCCACCAAATGTTTTGACGGGCAATATTTCTTTGACGCCGATCATGAGGTTGGCGGCGAAAGTGTTTCCAACGTCCAGACAGGCGACCAACCGGCATGGTTCCTGCTGGATTGCAGCCAGTCGATCAAGCCGATGGTGTGGCAGGAGCGGCTTCCGTTCAGCATGGCCCGAATTGACGGGGAGAACGAACAGCAGGTGTTCTTCAATGACCGCTATGTTTATGGCGTCCGTGGTCGCTCAAATGCCGGTTACGGTCTTTGGCAACTCGCCTTTGGGTCCAAGCTTGCATTGACACCGGCGAACTATGCCGCCGCTCGTGCCGCCATGACCGGCTTCAGAAATGACAGCGGCAGGCCGCTGGGCGTCACCCCGACGCATCTGGTCGTTCCGCCTTCGTTGGAAAGCGCGGCCCGAAGGCTATTGCTTAGCGAGTTTGGAGTTGGCGGCGAAACCAACGAATGGAAGGGCACGGCGGAACTTATCATCACCCCGTGGGTGGCGCTCTGA